A part of Bacillus thuringiensis genomic DNA contains:
- a CDS encoding Ger(x)C family spore germination protein: MKHLLKIIMILVLAGSISGCSELEEIEERGFVVGAAYDIVKKKKSNPIMKGTYQMVLPSKLAQQGGQGGGDSENYINVSAKADSVFEQIRIIAKKISRSLFFPHIQVIIFSKDLLANPYVLQNTLDVYIRDHEMRRNIRLFVSKKDAEAILKQSAKPENLPAQYIDMLAEHPPKNAQMIEAARIGEVQQKMIANRSFVLPILELTKQGVQMNGAALFRGKDNKCVGSLNGEETFGMNYIIGKKIGGFFTVRKKDQLITYEIHKMHRKIKVSTENATKPKFDIHLSLEGTLAELHFSDHKQIMNEDRLKKNIAEEMEKRIQKSIEIVQKKYKVDVLALGEVYKRHNYKEWKKIDKNWDQGENYFSNAEVTVHVHPTIEHSGSALPKRVK, translated from the coding sequence TTCTTAAAATTATAATGATTCTAGTGTTAGCGGGATCGATAAGTGGATGCTCTGAGCTAGAAGAAATAGAAGAAAGAGGATTTGTAGTAGGTGCAGCTTATGATATTGTGAAAAAAAAGAAATCGAATCCGATTATGAAAGGGACGTATCAGATGGTACTTCCCAGTAAGTTAGCACAGCAAGGTGGACAAGGTGGTGGGGATAGCGAAAATTATATTAATGTTAGTGCAAAAGCAGATAGTGTCTTTGAGCAAATAAGAATTATCGCTAAAAAAATTAGTCGCTCATTATTCTTTCCGCATATACAAGTGATAATTTTTTCTAAAGATTTATTAGCGAATCCATATGTTTTACAAAATACGTTAGATGTATATATTCGTGATCATGAGATGAGACGAAATATTCGTTTGTTTGTTTCTAAGAAAGATGCAGAAGCTATTTTGAAGCAGAGTGCGAAGCCTGAAAATTTACCGGCGCAGTATATTGATATGTTAGCTGAACATCCTCCGAAAAATGCTCAAATGATTGAGGCTGCAAGAATTGGTGAGGTACAGCAAAAAATGATTGCTAACAGAAGCTTCGTATTACCTATTCTTGAACTAACGAAACAAGGGGTACAAATGAACGGGGCAGCGTTGTTTCGAGGGAAGGATAATAAGTGTGTAGGTAGTTTGAATGGAGAAGAAACATTTGGAATGAATTATATAATAGGTAAGAAAATTGGAGGGTTCTTTACTGTTCGTAAAAAAGACCAGCTTATTACATATGAAATTCATAAGATGCATCGAAAGATTAAAGTATCTACAGAAAATGCCACAAAACCGAAGTTTGATATTCATTTATCTTTGGAAGGCACTTTAGCTGAGTTACACTTTAGTGATCATAAACAAATTATGAATGAAGATCGATTGAAGAAAAACATCGCGGAAGAAATGGAGAAGCGTATCCAAAAATCGATTGAGATTGTTCAAAAAAAATATAAGGTAGATGTATTAGCATTAGGAGAAGTATATAAGCGGCATAATTATAAAGAATGGAAGAAGATAGATAAGAATTGGGATCAAGGTGAAAATTACTTTAGTAATGCTGAGGTTACTGTTCATGTTCATCCGACAATTGAGCATTCCGGTTCAGCCTTACCGAAAAGAGTGAAATAA
- a CDS encoding nucleoside recognition domain-containing protein: MESHSASKALPLDYIIQHAQSLSKEDIRDDIVGDIYRTSASICKESVQYTNTDKLYRSEKLDKIFTSPIWGFPIMLGILSIIFYLTIAGANVPSDMIAEFFGWAEGYLTSWFQAAHAPEWLHGILILGLFRGIGAVISVMLPPMAIFFPMFALLENYGYLPRVAFNMDRLFKRSGAHGKQSLTMAMGFGCNAAAIMSTRIIESPRERMLAILTNNFVPCNGRWPMLILMASLFMAAGYTGSMQTLVTAGVVVGMVVIGVIMTLTVSWVLSKTALKGVPTHYTLELPPYRKPKVWNTIVRATLDKSIYVLKRAVVVAAPAAALTWLLANIFIGDTSLLMYFVNFLDPFAKMLGLDGFILAAFILGLPANEIVIPILLMSYLSTGALTEIDDFNQIKNLFLENGWTWLTALNTMLFSLLHFPCGTTLVNIYKETKSAKWTFLSFAIPTVIAIVVTFLSTQLVHWLGLV, encoded by the coding sequence ATGGAATCTCACTCAGCCAGTAAGGCTCTTCCATTAGACTATATTATTCAACATGCACAATCACTTTCAAAAGAAGATATACGAGATGATATTGTCGGAGATATTTATCGTACATCTGCAAGCATATGTAAAGAGTCTGTTCAATATACAAATACCGATAAATTGTATCGTTCTGAAAAACTAGATAAAATTTTCACATCTCCCATCTGGGGATTCCCAATTATGCTCGGTATTTTATCTATTATTTTTTATCTTACAATTGCTGGTGCTAACGTACCGTCTGATATGATTGCTGAATTCTTCGGATGGGCCGAAGGATATTTAACATCTTGGTTCCAAGCAGCGCATGCACCTGAATGGTTACATGGCATTTTAATACTTGGTTTATTCCGTGGTATCGGTGCTGTTATTAGCGTTATGTTACCACCTATGGCAATCTTTTTCCCTATGTTCGCACTATTAGAAAACTACGGATACTTACCACGTGTTGCATTTAATATGGACCGCTTATTCAAACGCTCCGGTGCACACGGCAAACAATCTTTAACAATGGCAATGGGCTTTGGTTGTAATGCAGCCGCTATTATGTCAACACGTATTATTGAATCACCACGTGAACGTATGCTTGCAATCTTAACAAACAACTTCGTTCCTTGTAACGGTCGTTGGCCTATGTTAATTTTAATGGCTTCATTATTTATGGCTGCTGGTTATACAGGTAGTATGCAAACATTAGTTACTGCTGGCGTTGTAGTTGGGATGGTTGTAATTGGTGTTATTATGACATTAACTGTTTCTTGGGTACTATCAAAAACAGCTTTAAAAGGTGTGCCAACTCACTACACCCTTGAGTTACCACCGTACCGTAAGCCAAAAGTTTGGAATACAATTGTACGTGCAACACTCGATAAATCTATTTATGTTTTAAAACGAGCTGTCGTCGTAGCTGCCCCTGCGGCTGCATTAACTTGGTTACTTGCTAACATTTTCATCGGCGACACAAGCTTACTTATGTATTTTGTAAACTTCCTAGATCCATTTGCTAAAATGTTAGGACTTGACGGTTTTATTCTAGCTGCGTTCATTCTTGGACTACCAGCTAATGAAATTGTTATCCCGATTTTATTAATGTCTTATTTATCAACTGGAGCTTTAACTGAAATAGATGATTTTAATCAAATTAAAAATTTATTCTTAGAAAATGGTTGGACTTGGTTAACAGCGTTAAACACAATGTTGTTCTCACTTCTTCATTTCCCATGTGGAACAACACTGGTTAACATATATAAAGAAACAAAAAGTGCAAAATGGACATTTTTATCGTTTGCAATCCCTACCGTTATCGCCATTGTTGTGACATTCCTCTCTACACAATTGGTACATTGGTTAGGGCTTGTATAA
- a CDS encoding FeoB small GTPase domain-containing protein: MSKHRIALAGNPNTGKSTLFNTLTGLKQHTGNWTGKTVLKAEGEYEHNGSKYTLIDLPGTYSLYSNSADEEVARDYIIFEKPEVTVVVIDATAMERNLNLALQVMEMTNNVVICINLIDEAEKKGIVIDEKKLAKSLGVPVVKISARNRVGIGHLLSVIAKVANKKLIPTPIKISYSEKIENMIQELEPQIYKVFGDTYPARWIALRILDGDKNFLTTLQKHHNEPLVREVVMNGISLSQ; the protein is encoded by the coding sequence ATGAGCAAACATCGCATTGCTTTAGCTGGCAACCCGAATACCGGAAAAAGTACATTATTTAATACCTTAACAGGCTTAAAACAACATACTGGAAACTGGACGGGAAAAACTGTTTTAAAAGCTGAAGGGGAATATGAACATAACGGAAGTAAATATACATTAATAGATTTACCTGGAACTTACTCACTATATTCAAATTCTGCGGATGAAGAAGTAGCAAGAGATTATATTATATTTGAAAAACCAGAAGTAACTGTAGTTGTTATAGATGCAACTGCAATGGAAAGAAATTTAAATTTAGCACTCCAAGTGATGGAAATGACGAACAATGTAGTCATTTGTATTAATTTAATTGATGAAGCAGAGAAAAAAGGCATCGTTATTGATGAAAAGAAATTAGCAAAATCGCTCGGTGTACCTGTAGTTAAGATTTCTGCTCGTAACCGAGTAGGTATTGGGCATTTGCTAAGTGTTATCGCTAAAGTAGCAAATAAAAAATTAATTCCAACACCAATTAAAATTTCTTACAGTGAAAAAATCGAAAATATGATTCAAGAATTAGAACCACAAATTTATAAAGTGTTCGGTGATACGTATCCAGCACGTTGGATTGCGTTACGTATATTAGATGGAGATAAAAATTTCTTAACTACCCTTCAAAAACACCATAATGAACCGCTTGTAAGGGAGGTCGTAATGAATGGAATCTCACTCAGCCAGTAA
- a CDS encoding FeoA family protein — MVSANTKPLSEFKTGEFVQIEKIQLEGTMKRRLLDLGFIPGATIKVLQRSPLGDPVAYQVSNTTIALRKEESSLIFGVLIGDDFR; from the coding sequence ATGGTATCGGCTAATACAAAACCACTTTCCGAATTTAAAACAGGAGAGTTTGTACAGATTGAGAAGATACAATTAGAAGGAACTATGAAACGACGTTTATTAGATTTAGGATTTATCCCTGGAGCAACGATTAAAGTATTACAACGCAGTCCACTTGGAGATCCGGTCGCTTATCAAGTAAGCAATACGACTATTGCACTACGTAAGGAAGAAAGTTCCCTTATTTTCGGGGTATTAATAGGAGATGATTTCAGATGA
- a CDS encoding phosphate ABC transporter substrate-binding protein PstS family protein, giving the protein MVMKKGIKFSLAALVVAGALVGCGKAEDTASKDSAKGSDNTKQELSGTIAAAGSTALLPLAEEAGKKFMEKNSKVSIQVQGGGSGTGINQVASGAVQIGNSDVPSGDKIKDAEKAKELVDNKVAGIAFALVVNKDVKVDNLTVPQVQDIFTGKVTNWKEVGGKDEKINVINRPASSGTRATFEKTVMKDAKINDGTGTTQDSNGAVEQAINSTPGSVSYLAMSYMVGDKKGALQTVKIDGSEPKVENISSGKYPFWSYEYMVTKGEAKEATKAYIDYVKGKDFEKQVEDMGYIPMSKLNK; this is encoded by the coding sequence ATGGTTATGAAAAAAGGTATTAAATTTTCTTTAGCAGCTTTAGTGGTGGCAGGAGCGTTAGTTGGATGTGGGAAAGCAGAAGATACAGCTAGTAAAGATAGTGCTAAAGGAAGCGATAATACAAAACAAGAATTATCAGGTACGATTGCAGCGGCTGGTTCTACAGCTCTTCTACCTCTTGCGGAGGAAGCTGGAAAGAAATTCATGGAAAAAAATTCGAAAGTTTCTATTCAAGTGCAAGGTGGCGGTAGTGGAACTGGGATTAACCAAGTAGCATCGGGTGCAGTACAAATCGGTAATTCAGATGTTCCATCAGGAGATAAAATAAAAGATGCTGAAAAAGCGAAAGAATTAGTAGATAACAAGGTTGCGGGTATTGCATTCGCACTTGTCGTAAATAAAGATGTAAAAGTTGATAACTTAACAGTACCACAAGTACAAGATATCTTCACTGGAAAAGTAACAAACTGGAAAGAGGTAGGCGGGAAAGATGAAAAAATCAACGTAATTAACCGTCCGGCTTCATCTGGTACACGTGCTACATTTGAAAAGACAGTTATGAAAGACGCGAAAATTAATGATGGAACTGGTACAACACAAGATTCTAACGGTGCAGTAGAGCAAGCGATTAACTCTACTCCAGGTTCAGTAAGTTATTTAGCAATGTCTTACATGGTTGGTGATAAAAAAGGTGCATTACAAACAGTGAAAATTGATGGTTCTGAACCGAAAGTTGAAAACATTTCGTCTGGTAAATATCCGTTCTGGTCTTACGAGTACATGGTAACAAAAGGTGAAGCGAAAGAAGCAACGAAAGCTTACATTGACTATGTAAAAGGTAAAGACTTTGAAAAGCAAGTAGAAGATATGGGCTACATTCCAATGTCTAAATTAAATAAGTAA
- the pstC gene encoding phosphate ABC transporter permease subunit PstC: MKGKKQINYVKSEYIGRSLVTFCGIFIVLITLAIIAFICGKGIQSFTQSGISFTEMLTSTKWNPNADQGSFGALIFIVGSTVVSLGAVIISAPIAIALAIFMNLISPKFGNKVLKPVLELLVGIPSVVYGLLGVTILVPLLRDSFGGVGFSLIAGIVVLSIMILPTIASIASDAIRSVPFDYLEASYGLGSTKWQAVSRVIVPAAKKGILTGVVLGLARAFGEALAVQMVIGNTIKLPEGIYSPTATLTGILTMDMTNTLNGTAWNNALWTLAMILLVISFLFILVIRAIGQRGER, translated from the coding sequence ATGAAGGGGAAAAAACAAATTAACTACGTAAAAAGTGAATATATAGGAAGATCGCTTGTTACGTTTTGTGGTATTTTTATTGTTTTAATTACATTAGCTATTATTGCGTTTATTTGCGGTAAAGGTATTCAATCTTTTACGCAAAGCGGTATCTCATTTACTGAGATGTTAACATCGACAAAATGGAATCCAAATGCTGATCAAGGATCCTTTGGGGCTTTGATTTTCATTGTAGGTTCAACAGTGGTTTCGTTAGGTGCGGTTATTATTAGTGCGCCAATTGCTATAGCTCTTGCTATATTCATGAATTTAATTTCGCCGAAGTTTGGAAATAAAGTATTGAAGCCTGTTTTAGAATTATTAGTTGGTATTCCTTCGGTTGTATACGGATTATTAGGGGTTACGATTTTAGTGCCGCTATTACGTGATTCGTTCGGGGGAGTGGGCTTTAGTCTAATTGCGGGTATTGTTGTATTAAGCATTATGATTTTACCTACTATTGCTAGTATCGCTTCTGATGCAATACGCTCTGTTCCGTTTGATTATTTAGAAGCTTCTTACGGTCTAGGATCAACGAAATGGCAAGCGGTTAGCCGAGTGATTGTTCCTGCTGCGAAAAAAGGGATTTTAACAGGTGTTGTTTTAGGTTTAGCGCGTGCTTTCGGTGAAGCATTAGCGGTTCAAATGGTAATCGGGAACACGATTAAATTACCAGAAGGAATATATAGTCCGACAGCAACGTTAACTGGTATTTTGACAATGGACATGACAAATACATTGAACGGAACTGCTTGGAACAATGCGCTATGGACTTTAGCGATGATTTTACTTGTTATTTCATTCCTGTTTATTTTAGTAATTCGAGCGATTGGGCAAAGAGGTGAGCGATAA
- the pstA gene encoding phosphate ABC transporter permease PstA → MNARTVNKIWTGIFYAVAALVVALLVFLVFEILQKGWGFWDPNFLFGEPSNTRAGGGIGPQLFNSFYMLVITLVISIPLGLGAGIYLAEYAKQGRFLNFVRLCIETMASLPSIVVGLFGLLVFVTMTGWGYTVMGGALALTILNLPGLTRVCENAISEVPHNVKEASLGLGATKWQTIARIIIPSSLPQIITGIILAAGRIFGEAAALIYTAGLTSPILNSAADFSSPAHPLNPFRPAETLAVHIWKLNSEGVIPDAKLIATKSAAVLIIMVLLFNVISRLIASVLHKRFTGTKRKSKTTKKVKAA, encoded by the coding sequence ATGAATGCAAGAACGGTAAATAAAATTTGGACAGGTATCTTTTATGCAGTTGCAGCTTTAGTTGTAGCTCTGCTAGTATTCTTAGTGTTTGAAATTTTGCAAAAGGGATGGGGATTTTGGGATCCTAATTTCTTGTTTGGAGAACCAAGTAATACAAGAGCTGGTGGTGGGATTGGTCCGCAGTTATTCAATTCTTTTTACATGCTTGTTATAACGCTTGTTATATCTATTCCTCTGGGGTTAGGTGCTGGAATATATTTAGCAGAGTACGCAAAACAAGGGCGTTTTTTAAATTTTGTTCGTTTATGTATTGAGACAATGGCGTCTTTACCTTCTATTGTTGTTGGTTTATTCGGTTTGTTAGTGTTCGTTACAATGACAGGCTGGGGATACACAGTAATGGGTGGTGCTCTTGCTCTAACTATTTTAAACTTACCAGGTTTAACACGTGTTTGTGAAAATGCAATTTCAGAAGTTCCTCATAATGTAAAAGAGGCAAGTCTTGGATTAGGTGCAACGAAGTGGCAAACGATCGCTCGTATTATTATTCCGTCGTCATTACCGCAAATTATTACGGGTATTATTTTAGCGGCGGGTCGTATATTTGGGGAAGCAGCCGCACTGATTTACACAGCGGGTTTAACATCCCCAATTTTAAATTCAGCAGCGGACTTCTCAAGTCCTGCGCATCCTTTAAATCCATTTAGACCAGCTGAAACGTTAGCGGTTCACATTTGGAAGTTAAATTCTGAAGGAGTTATTCCGGATGCAAAGTTGATTGCGACAAAATCTGCAGCTGTATTAATTATTATGGTATTACTATTCAATGTTATTTCACGCTTGATAGCATCTGTATTACACAAACGTTTTACAGGAACGAAAAGAAAAAGTAAAACGACGAAGAAAGTAAAAGCAGCATAA
- a CDS encoding AAA family ATPase, with the protein MFFLQMSGFPGSGKSTVSKYIAKLTGAVIVDHDVLKSALLQSLEMKGIESRIVGGVSYDIEWVLIDSYLEQGHSVILDSPCLYEGMVEKGIKLSNKHGVKYKYIECYLNNMEEINNRLQTRKCMVSQIGRVDSEVAFKKWLDGSKRPSNAEYLIVDSGKPLERYAQKMMDYMSR; encoded by the coding sequence TTGTTTTTTTTGCAAATGTCAGGTTTTCCAGGATCGGGAAAATCTACAGTTTCTAAGTATATAGCGAAGTTAACAGGTGCTGTAATTGTAGATCATGATGTTTTGAAATCGGCATTGTTGCAATCATTAGAAATGAAAGGGATTGAATCGAGGATTGTTGGAGGAGTATCATACGATATTGAATGGGTATTGATTGATTCTTATTTAGAACAAGGGCATAGTGTGATATTGGATAGTCCATGTCTATATGAAGGGATGGTTGAAAAAGGAATAAAACTGTCTAATAAACATGGTGTAAAATATAAATATATCGAATGTTACCTTAATAATATGGAAGAGATTAATAATAGGCTACAAACACGTAAGTGTATGGTCAGTCAGATTGGAAGAGTGGATTCGGAAGTAGCTTTTAAAAAGTGGTTAGATGGTAGTAAAAGACCTTCGAATGCTGAATATCTTATTGTAGACTCTGGTAAACCGCTAGAGCGGTATGCTCAAAAAATGATGGATTATATGAGTAGGTAG
- a CDS encoding efflux RND transporter permease subunit yields the protein MDRLTKFSLKNRAAVIIMVFLISILGVYSGSKLPMEFLPSIDNPAVTVTTLSQGLDAEAMTKEVTDPLEKQFRNLEHIDSITSSTHEGLSRIDIAYTSKANMKDAAREVEKAINTIKLPKDATKPIVSQLNTSMIPLAQIAIQKQNGFSKADEKQIEKEIVPQLESIDGVANVMFFGKSASELSIILDPNQLKDKNVTTEQILKVLQGKETSTPAGAITVNKEEYNLRVIGDIKNVDDIKNITVAPQVKLQDVAQIELKQHYDTISHINGEEGTGLIIMKEPSKNAVAIGKEIDKKIKDIGKQYKDQFSIKLLASTHEQVENAVTSMGKEVILGAIAATLIILIFLRNFRTTLIAVVSIPLSILLTLFLLHQSNITLNTLTLGGLAVAVGRLVDDSIVVIENIFRRLQKESFSKDIILDATKEVAVAITSSTLTTVAVFLPIGLISGVIGKLMLPMVLAVVYSILSSLIVALTVVPLMAFLLLKKTKHKKPSSSPRYVATLKWALSHKFIILLTAFLLFAGSIAAYVLLPKANIKSEDDTMLSINMTFPADYAPETQKQKAFDFEKKLLSNSDVTDVILRMGSSAEDAQWGQTTKNNLASIFVVFKKGSDIDQYIKELKKEHKAFEPAELDYIKTSYSSSGGGNNLQFNVTATNETNLKEAATIVETKLKDMTALSKVKTNLEDSKKEWQIHVDQTKAEQLGLTPELAAQQVAFLMKKSPIGEVSINNEKTTIIIEHKKENITKQEDILNTNILSPINGPIPLKDIATISEKQLQTEVFHKDGKETIQITAEASNEDLSKVSAEVNETIAKLDLPSGAKVTIAGATESMQENFTDLFKIMGIAIGIVYLIMVITFGQARAPFAILFSLPLAAVGGILGLIISGTPVDVNSLIGALMLIGIVVTNAIVLIERVQQNREHGMETRDALLEAGSTRLRPIIMTAITTIVAMLPLLFGQSQAGSMVSKSLAVVVIGGLAVSTVLTLVVVPVMYELLDKIGRKRRSRRKISTSTETPDI from the coding sequence ATGGATAGGTTAACAAAGTTTTCATTAAAAAACCGCGCCGCTGTTATCATCATGGTTTTTCTCATTTCCATACTCGGCGTCTATTCCGGCTCTAAATTACCTATGGAATTTTTACCAAGCATCGATAATCCAGCAGTCACTGTCACAACCTTATCTCAAGGACTCGACGCTGAAGCGATGACGAAAGAAGTAACTGATCCCCTCGAAAAACAATTTCGCAATTTAGAACACATCGACAGCATCACCTCTTCTACGCACGAGGGATTATCACGTATCGATATCGCGTATACATCCAAAGCAAACATGAAAGACGCAGCACGCGAGGTTGAAAAGGCCATTAACACAATTAAACTACCTAAAGATGCAACTAAACCCATAGTTAGCCAATTAAATACTTCTATGATTCCACTCGCTCAAATTGCTATCCAGAAGCAAAACGGATTTTCAAAAGCAGATGAAAAACAAATCGAAAAAGAAATCGTACCACAACTCGAAAGCATTGATGGTGTTGCCAACGTTATGTTTTTCGGAAAATCAGCCTCTGAATTATCTATCATACTAGACCCAAACCAATTAAAAGATAAAAACGTAACAACAGAACAAATATTAAAAGTTTTACAAGGAAAAGAAACTTCCACTCCAGCCGGAGCAATTACCGTTAATAAAGAAGAATATAACCTTCGTGTCATTGGGGATATAAAAAATGTAGATGATATTAAAAACATAACCGTTGCACCTCAAGTAAAATTACAAGATGTTGCTCAAATTGAACTTAAACAACACTACGATACAATCTCACATATAAACGGAGAAGAAGGAACCGGATTAATCATCATGAAAGAGCCAAGTAAAAATGCAGTTGCAATCGGAAAGGAAATCGATAAGAAAATCAAAGATATAGGTAAACAATATAAAGATCAGTTTTCTATTAAACTTTTAGCCTCAACTCATGAGCAAGTTGAAAATGCTGTTACTAGTATGGGAAAAGAAGTAATTCTTGGAGCAATTGCTGCAACACTAATTATCTTAATCTTTTTGCGTAACTTCCGAACGACACTCATCGCCGTTGTCAGTATTCCATTATCTATTTTATTAACACTCTTTTTACTACACCAATCTAACATCACACTTAACACCTTGACGCTTGGTGGTTTAGCAGTTGCAGTTGGACGTCTCGTTGATGATAGTATCGTTGTCATTGAGAATATTTTCCGTCGTTTACAAAAAGAATCTTTCTCTAAAGATATTATTCTCGATGCGACGAAAGAGGTCGCCGTCGCAATTACTTCTTCTACTTTAACAACAGTCGCTGTTTTCTTACCTATCGGCCTCATATCAGGAGTAATCGGAAAATTAATGTTACCTATGGTATTAGCAGTTGTATATTCTATACTATCATCCTTAATCGTTGCACTAACAGTTGTTCCACTTATGGCTTTTTTACTACTCAAAAAAACAAAACACAAAAAGCCAAGTTCTTCACCACGATATGTCGCTACATTAAAGTGGGCTCTTTCGCATAAATTCATTATTCTACTTACCGCCTTTTTATTATTCGCAGGATCGATTGCAGCCTATGTATTACTACCGAAAGCGAACATAAAATCTGAAGACGACACAATGTTATCTATTAATATGACTTTCCCAGCTGATTACGCCCCTGAAACGCAAAAACAAAAAGCCTTCGATTTCGAAAAGAAATTACTTTCTAATTCGGATGTAACGGATGTTATTTTACGAATGGGATCTAGCGCAGAAGATGCACAATGGGGGCAAACGACAAAAAATAATCTTGCCAGTATATTTGTAGTCTTCAAGAAAGGCTCTGATATTGATCAATATATTAAAGAGTTAAAGAAAGAACATAAAGCTTTTGAGCCTGCTGAACTAGATTATATAAAAACGAGTTATTCAAGCTCTGGTGGTGGAAACAATTTGCAATTCAACGTAACAGCTACTAACGAAACGAATTTAAAAGAGGCTGCTACTATCGTCGAAACAAAACTAAAAGATATGACTGCTCTCTCTAAAGTAAAAACAAATTTAGAAGACTCTAAGAAAGAATGGCAAATCCATGTTGATCAAACAAAGGCCGAACAACTAGGCTTAACACCAGAATTAGCAGCACAACAAGTAGCATTCCTTATGAAGAAATCACCTATTGGTGAGGTTTCAATTAATAATGAAAAAACAACTATTATAATAGAACACAAAAAAGAAAACATTACTAAACAAGAAGACATTTTAAACACAAACATACTATCACCTATCAATGGACCAATTCCTTTAAAAGACATTGCAACTATTTCAGAAAAGCAACTTCAAACAGAAGTCTTCCATAAAGACGGAAAAGAAACGATTCAAATTACTGCCGAGGCCTCAAATGAAGATTTAAGTAAAGTAAGCGCAGAAGTAAACGAAACGATAGCTAAATTAGACTTACCTAGTGGCGCAAAAGTAACTATTGCAGGTGCAACTGAATCTATGCAAGAGAACTTCACAGATTTATTCAAAATTATGGGGATTGCAATCGGGATTGTATATTTAATTATGGTTATCACCTTCGGACAGGCGCGGGCTCCTTTTGCAATTTTGTTCTCCCTGCCATTAGCTGCTGTTGGCGGTATTTTAGGATTAATCATTTCAGGAACACCCGTTGATGTAAATTCCTTAATCGGCGCATTAATGTTAATCGGGATTGTCGTTACAAACGCTATTGTATTAATAGAAAGAGTGCAACAAAATCGAGAACACGGAATGGAAACAAGAGATGCCTTACTAGAAGCGGGATCCACTAGGTTACGTCCAATTATTATGACGGCTATAACAACAATCGTCGCTATGCTACCACTCCTATTTGGTCAATCGCAAGCAGGAAGCATGGTATCAAAAAGTCTTGCCGTCGTTGTCATCGGTGGTTTAGCAGTCTCAACCGTTCTTACGTTAGTAGTCGTTCCAGTTATGTATGAACTATTAGATAAAATCGGGAGAAAAAGACGCTCTCGTAGAAAAATAAGCACTTCCACAGAAACACCTGATATTTAA
- a CDS encoding CBS domain-containing protein — MTRVRDFMSTHVVHCTPLNNVYEAAVKMKEESIGLIPVVENEQVVGLVTDRDLVVRGIAEKHPGSNKITNVMTTNIVSVSPDDSIEKATELMAQYQIRRLPVVESGQLVGMLALGDLAIRGSADDQAGFALSEISEHTE; from the coding sequence ATGACACGAGTGAGAGACTTTATGAGTACTCATGTTGTACATTGTACACCGTTAAACAATGTATATGAGGCTGCTGTAAAGATGAAAGAAGAATCGATTGGATTGATTCCAGTTGTTGAAAATGAGCAAGTTGTTGGGCTTGTTACGGACCGAGATTTAGTTGTTCGTGGGATTGCTGAGAAACATCCTGGATCTAATAAAATTACAAATGTAATGACAACAAACATTGTTTCAGTTTCTCCAGATGATTCTATTGAAAAAGCTACAGAGTTAATGGCACAGTACCAAATTAGACGATTACCAGTAGTTGAGAGTGGTCAACTCGTTGGGATGTTAGCACTAGGTGATTTAGCTATAAGAGGATCGGCAGATGATCAAGCGGGATTTGCTTTAAGTGAAATTTCGGAGCATACGGAATGA